A window from Streptomyces sp. NBC_00335 encodes these proteins:
- a CDS encoding anti-sigma factor, translating into MKHDEELHTLTAAYVLDALGPGEQEAFSRHLTRCAPCSGDVAEFSATAGRLASAVALVPPPQLKAEVLARIETVRQLPPRVGVRRAAGFLDRLPRRAGAFVVAASLIGAALFGGAALHESGQADRARQEARQTEARSQELRAVVTAPDARTVHGRTSGGAAATVITSAARDRAVFLADRLPAAGEGRTYQLWLADGDTMHPAGFLAGDGAAVLDGDLGKATAVGLTLEPAGGSAQPTTSPLLLLALPA; encoded by the coding sequence GTGAAGCACGACGAAGAACTGCACACCCTCACCGCGGCCTACGTACTGGACGCGCTCGGCCCGGGTGAACAGGAGGCCTTCTCCCGGCACTTGACCCGCTGCGCGCCGTGCTCCGGGGACGTGGCGGAGTTCTCCGCCACGGCCGGCCGACTGGCCTCGGCCGTGGCCCTCGTGCCCCCGCCGCAGCTGAAGGCCGAGGTCCTCGCGCGCATCGAGACCGTCCGCCAGCTCCCCCCGAGGGTCGGCGTCCGCCGGGCGGCCGGCTTCCTGGACCGGCTCCCGCGCAGGGCCGGCGCCTTCGTCGTCGCCGCTTCCCTCATCGGGGCCGCCCTCTTCGGCGGCGCCGCGCTCCACGAGAGCGGGCAGGCGGACCGGGCCCGGCAGGAGGCCCGCCAGACCGAGGCGCGCAGCCAGGAGCTGCGGGCCGTGGTCACGGCCCCGGACGCCCGTACCGTCCACGGCCGCACCAGCGGCGGAGCCGCCGCGACGGTGATCACCTCCGCGGCCCGTGACCGGGCGGTGTTCCTCGCCGACCGGCTGCCGGCCGCCGGAGAGGGCCGCACGTACCAGCTCTGGCTCGCCGACGGCGACACGATGCACCCGGCCGGCTTCCTCGCCGGCGACGGCGCGGCCGTCCTGGACGGCGACCTCGGCAAGGCCACGGCGGTCGGCCTGACGCTGGAGCCCGCCGGGGGATCGGCGCAGCCGACGACCAGCCCCCTGCTCCTGCTCGCCCTGCCGGCGTAG
- a CDS encoding PepSY domain-containing protein: MTQSSPQPPEYPPATVPVEGGGEGSSEGGGDPAGKAAGRGARIARYTRFAREGRGRWVALGLVVVASAGAGAAVTAVAGHDHDVRRTRAERMWDRFDVVREGGGEMTAPLPARPGKPGEPGKPGEPGKPGLRGQKGERGVFPPDGLVKPGTPEDEEGFVAEGRDRSPVPLPALPAAQALEKAEAAVPGGKAEALRVVAQEGGGSAWRVVVLGSDGVRHVVTLAGADGAVTSNTVAGKGAGAAR, from the coding sequence ATGACTCAGTCCAGTCCGCAGCCGCCCGAGTACCCCCCGGCCACTGTTCCCGTCGAGGGCGGCGGCGAGGGCAGCAGCGAGGGTGGCGGCGACCCGGCCGGCAAGGCGGCGGGGCGCGGCGCCCGGATCGCCCGCTACACCCGGTTCGCCCGTGAGGGCCGGGGGCGCTGGGTGGCACTCGGGCTCGTGGTGGTGGCGTCCGCCGGCGCGGGGGCCGCGGTGACGGCGGTGGCGGGCCACGACCACGACGTCCGCCGCACGCGCGCGGAGCGGATGTGGGACCGGTTCGACGTCGTGCGGGAGGGGGGCGGCGAGATGACGGCTCCGCTTCCCGCGCGCCCCGGGAAGCCGGGCGAGCCCGGGAAGCCGGGCGAGCCCGGGAAGCCCGGCCTGCGGGGGCAGAAGGGCGAGCGCGGGGTCTTCCCGCCGGACGGCCTCGTGAAGCCGGGAACGCCCGAAGACGAGGAGGGGTTCGTCGCGGAAGGGCGCGACCGGTCCCCCGTACCGCTGCCCGCCCTGCCGGCGGCCCAGGCCCTGGAGAAGGCGGAGGCCGCCGTGCCCGGCGGCAAGGCCGAAGCCCTGCGCGTGGTCGCCCAGGAGGGCGGCGGGAGCGCCTGGCGCGTCGTGGTCCTCGGCTCCGACGGGGTGAGGCACGTCGTGACCCTGGCCGGCGCCGACGGCGCGGTCACGAGCAACACGGTCGCGGGGAAGGGTGCCGGGGCGGCCCGCTGA
- a CDS encoding GNAT family N-acetyltransferase: MLRLERLRADHEVALLAFERDNRAYFARSVPDRGDAYFAEFAARHRALLAEQDTGACRFHLVLDAAGELIGRVNLVDLADGAADLGYRIGERAAGRGAATAAVREVCRLAATEYGLGVLTASAALDNAASAAVLRRTGFTVVGETVLDGSPGLTYRRELTAEG; the protein is encoded by the coding sequence ATGCTGCGACTCGAACGCCTGCGGGCCGATCACGAGGTTGCCCTGCTGGCCTTCGAGCGGGACAACCGGGCGTACTTCGCCCGTTCCGTACCGGACCGCGGGGACGCGTACTTCGCGGAGTTCGCCGCCCGCCACCGCGCGCTGCTCGCGGAACAGGACACGGGCGCGTGCCGGTTCCACCTCGTGCTGGACGCCGCCGGAGAGCTGATCGGGCGCGTCAACCTGGTGGACCTCGCGGACGGCGCCGCCGACCTCGGCTACCGGATCGGCGAACGGGCGGCGGGCCGCGGCGCGGCCACCGCCGCCGTCCGGGAGGTCTGCCGGCTCGCCGCCACGGAGTACGGGCTCGGCGTCCTCACCGCGTCGGCGGCCCTGGACAACGCGGCCTCGGCGGCGGTGCTCCGGCGGACCGGATTCACGGTCGTGGGGGAGACCGTCCTGGACGGCAGTCCCGGGCTGACCTACCGGCGCGAGCTGACCGCCGAGGGCTGA
- a CDS encoding peroxidase produces MALAPSPPPGCPHTGPARRTVVQAAALAAAGVATGLAPTARAAEAPAGPAAGPAAEPARGDTEPAPLPLRTDRNSQGDILAGFRKDHACFLFLHFRDADKARHWLTGLLPSISTTEEVARFNRAFSRARRRSGGIDPDSMATRWTGLSLTYPGLLLFAGKEPFPAAPAGSSAEAFTQGSAARAQQIGDTGTSAPQSWLFGSQEPGREVHAVLTLAADQPERLATAVAEHRAGAAKADATVLFRQDGATLPGELRGHEHFGFLDCISQPGVRGFDEPDPADASCVLGKPGTRLIPAGEFVVGAERVGKRPTGLPAWATGGAFQVVRRLAQDVPGWWTQVALRLADLQRAGAAPADAGREWLGARLMGRWPGGMPVALCPAAEELPVPGKHPDAGLDYSQDPQGWRMPLFAHIRKGNPRGGLILTPGRPPVAQAELDARRLMRRGIPYGSVYKPDSGGEHGPEASRGLVFVCHQSDLVGQFELVMRKWVNDPDFPAGRNPRTGCDPVLGPDSPIAFETPSADGTGSRANTLHFGRFVRTEGSVYAFSPSLPVLRALAGGELDDSIEFHTGSVLRPGETLDAGTVRLSLDSTGDLALLDSDGRRTWHTDTAGSGHDAVLTQDGELLVRKADGSRAWSSGTTGHPGARLLLRPTGELVILAGEKVLWKASSS; encoded by the coding sequence ATGGCCCTCGCCCCGTCGCCGCCCCCGGGCTGCCCCCACACCGGACCCGCCCGCAGGACCGTGGTCCAGGCGGCGGCCCTCGCCGCCGCCGGAGTCGCCACGGGCCTCGCGCCCACGGCCCGGGCCGCCGAAGCCCCGGCCGGCCCGGCGGCCGGCCCGGCCGCCGAGCCCGCGCGCGGGGACACCGAGCCCGCGCCCCTCCCGCTGCGCACCGACCGCAACTCCCAGGGCGACATCCTCGCCGGGTTCCGCAAGGACCACGCCTGCTTCCTCTTCCTCCACTTCCGCGACGCGGACAAGGCCCGGCACTGGCTGACCGGCCTGCTGCCCTCGATCTCCACCACCGAGGAAGTGGCCCGCTTCAACCGGGCCTTCAGCAGGGCCCGCCGACGCAGCGGCGGCATCGACCCCGACTCCATGGCCACCCGGTGGACCGGCCTGAGCCTGACGTATCCGGGGCTGCTCCTGTTCGCGGGCAAGGAGCCCTTCCCCGCGGCGCCGGCCGGCTCCAGCGCCGAGGCCTTCACCCAGGGCTCCGCCGCCCGCGCGCAGCAGATCGGCGACACCGGAACCAGCGCCCCGCAGTCCTGGCTGTTCGGCTCGCAGGAGCCCGGCCGCGAGGTGCACGCCGTCCTCACGCTCGCCGCCGACCAGCCCGAACGCCTCGCCACCGCCGTCGCCGAACACCGCGCGGGCGCGGCCAAGGCCGACGCGACGGTCCTGTTCCGCCAGGACGGGGCCACCCTCCCCGGCGAGCTCCGCGGGCACGAGCACTTCGGCTTCCTCGACTGCATCAGCCAGCCCGGTGTACGGGGCTTCGACGAGCCCGACCCGGCCGACGCCTCCTGTGTGCTCGGCAAGCCCGGAACCCGGCTGATCCCCGCCGGCGAGTTCGTCGTGGGCGCCGAGCGGGTGGGCAAGCGCCCCACGGGCCTGCCCGCCTGGGCCACCGGCGGCGCCTTCCAGGTGGTACGCCGCCTCGCGCAGGACGTGCCCGGCTGGTGGACCCAGGTCGCCCTGCGCCTCGCCGACCTCCAGCGCGCCGGCGCCGCGCCCGCCGACGCCGGCCGGGAATGGCTCGGAGCCCGCCTGATGGGCCGCTGGCCGGGCGGCATGCCGGTCGCGCTGTGCCCGGCCGCGGAGGAACTGCCCGTGCCGGGCAAGCACCCCGACGCCGGACTCGACTACAGCCAGGACCCGCAGGGCTGGCGGATGCCGCTGTTCGCGCACATCCGCAAGGGGAACCCGCGCGGCGGCCTGATCCTCACCCCGGGCCGTCCCCCCGTGGCCCAGGCGGAGCTCGACGCGCGGCGCCTGATGCGGCGCGGAATCCCGTACGGCTCCGTCTACAAGCCCGACTCGGGCGGTGAGCACGGCCCGGAGGCCTCGCGCGGGCTGGTCTTCGTCTGCCACCAGTCGGACCTGGTGGGGCAGTTCGAGCTCGTGATGCGCAAGTGGGTGAACGATCCCGACTTCCCGGCCGGCCGCAACCCGCGCACCGGCTGCGACCCGGTGCTCGGCCCCGATTCGCCCATCGCCTTCGAGACCCCCTCGGCGGACGGCACCGGCAGCCGGGCCAACACCCTCCACTTCGGTCGGTTCGTGCGCACCGAGGGCTCCGTGTACGCCTTCAGCCCCTCCCTGCCCGTCCTGCGGGCCCTGGCCGGGGGAGAACTCGACGATTCCATCGAGTTCCACACCGGCTCCGTCCTGCGCCCCGGCGAGACCCTCGACGCGGGAACGGTCCGGCTCTCACTCGACAGCACCGGCGACCTCGCCCTGCTCGATTCCGACGGCCGTCGTACGTGGCACACCGACACCGCGGGCTCCGGCCACGACGCCGTCCTCACCCAGGACGGCGAACTGCTCGTCCGCAAGGCCGACGGCAGCCGGGCCTGGTCGAGCGGAACCACGGGCCACCCCGGCGCGCGCCTGCTGCTGCGCCCCACCGGAGAACTGGTGATCCTGGCGGGGGAGAAGGTTCTGTGGAAGGCCTCCTCCTCGTAG
- a CDS encoding bifunctional metallophosphatase/5'-nucleotidase, translating into MGSGTLVEEFGRRHFLARAAGVAGGVGVKALTGTASAATGAAHDSASAAGYVDVQLLHITDLHGYLSAPPDRDALITGAGGRTYAVGGVAYMATHLARLRAGRANSFFFAPGDLFSGWEFPAFTLADEPTIEALNRLGLDFATAGNHEFDRTPGFLRRHMEEGVPYDGAGLTNTFPDSSGAPFHGADFRYYSANAVSAASGETVLPPYNIEWVDAPGGRRLPIGFIHLTVDGTEGFGNSFQPGLTTLGQLASADLCAARLKALGVGAIVLSMHDGAVAGSDFDSGSEPSGPAYELALRVSPDIDAIVTGHWHCAFNMMLPGPDGRPRPFVEAGCHGQIIGEITLRLDADTGTVVRALTSSVNHPNTRDVDPDPVLGEVVDHWAGYARRRGAGAIGRQRASFSRRLSPAGESTMGNLVADWALWAARQAPDSFDTSPRPARSGADLALIAVAPRMGRSVINTDLLAGPALDDPVGFERAWRAVGYGCPLVSAEVSGRRLHEALEQQWALDVSGVLTYAPLAVSDNVRYSFDASGPVGDRVAPDDVFVDGVPLRPEASYRIVTTSYTLTGQDGYPALGDYREPARHRRDTDSFPAYVSALGTLEAVSTGRVTVKPAPLFDPPGSTGLLVPPPEPVPGLPAPVAAEEEAARDAGRRPVC; encoded by the coding sequence GTGGGATCGGGGACGCTGGTGGAAGAGTTCGGGCGGCGCCATTTCCTGGCCCGGGCCGCGGGGGTCGCCGGGGGCGTCGGGGTCAAGGCGCTCACCGGTACCGCCTCGGCCGCCACCGGCGCGGCGCACGACTCCGCGAGCGCGGCCGGGTACGTGGACGTACAGCTGCTGCACATCACCGACCTGCACGGGTACCTGTCCGCTCCCCCGGACCGGGACGCGCTCATCACCGGCGCGGGCGGCCGTACGTACGCGGTGGGCGGGGTCGCCTACATGGCCACCCATCTGGCCCGGTTGCGGGCCGGCCGGGCCAACTCCTTCTTCTTCGCCCCGGGCGACCTCTTCTCCGGCTGGGAGTTCCCCGCCTTCACCCTCGCCGACGAGCCGACCATCGAGGCACTGAACCGGCTCGGCCTGGACTTCGCGACCGCCGGGAACCACGAGTTCGACCGCACGCCCGGCTTCCTGCGCCGGCACATGGAGGAAGGCGTCCCCTACGACGGGGCGGGACTGACCAACACCTTCCCCGACTCCAGTGGCGCCCCCTTCCACGGCGCCGACTTCCGCTACTACAGCGCCAACGCCGTGTCCGCGGCGAGCGGGGAGACCGTGCTCCCCCCGTACAACATCGAGTGGGTGGACGCGCCGGGCGGGCGGCGGCTGCCGATCGGGTTCATCCACCTGACGGTCGACGGCACCGAGGGGTTCGGGAACTCCTTCCAGCCCGGCCTGACCACCCTCGGCCAGCTCGCCTCCGCCGACCTCTGCGCGGCCCGGCTCAAGGCGCTCGGGGTGGGCGCCATCGTGCTGAGCATGCACGACGGGGCGGTGGCGGGCAGCGACTTCGATTCCGGCAGCGAACCCAGCGGTCCGGCCTATGAGCTGGCGCTGCGCGTGTCGCCGGACATCGACGCGATCGTCACCGGGCATTGGCACTGCGCCTTCAACATGATGCTCCCGGGGCCCGACGGACGGCCGCGGCCCTTCGTCGAGGCCGGCTGCCACGGCCAGATCATCGGCGAGATCACCCTGCGGCTCGACGCGGACACCGGTACGGTCGTCCGCGCGCTCACCAGCTCCGTCAACCACCCCAACACCCGCGACGTGGACCCCGATCCGGTGCTGGGGGAGGTCGTCGACCACTGGGCCGGCTACGCGCGGCGGCGCGGGGCGGGAGCCATCGGACGCCAGCGCGCCTCCTTCAGCCGCCGGCTCTCCCCGGCCGGGGAATCCACCATGGGCAACCTCGTCGCCGACTGGGCACTGTGGGCCGCCCGACAGGCGCCCGACTCCTTCGACACCAGTCCCCGGCCCGCCCGGTCCGGCGCGGACCTGGCGCTCATCGCGGTCGCCCCGCGCATGGGCCGCAGCGTGATCAACACCGATCTGCTCGCCGGTCCCGCCCTGGACGACCCGGTCGGCTTCGAGCGCGCCTGGCGGGCCGTCGGCTACGGATGCCCCCTGGTCAGTGCCGAGGTGAGCGGGCGCCGGCTCCACGAAGCCCTGGAGCAGCAGTGGGCGCTGGACGTCTCCGGCGTGCTGACGTACGCACCGCTCGCGGTGTCGGACAACGTCCGCTACTCCTTCGACGCATCGGGGCCCGTCGGGGACCGGGTGGCGCCGGACGACGTGTTCGTCGACGGGGTCCCGCTGCGGCCGGAGGCCTCGTACCGGATCGTGACCACCTCGTACACGCTCACCGGGCAGGACGGCTACCCGGCCCTCGGCGACTACCGGGAGCCGGCCCGCCACCGGCGGGACACGGACAGCTTCCCGGCGTACGTGTCGGCCCTCGGCACCCTGGAGGCCGTCTCCACGGGCCGGGTCACCGTCAAGCCCGCCCCGCTCTTCGACCCCCCGGGCAGCACGGGCCTGCTGGTGCCCCCGCCGGAGCCGGTGCCGGGGCTGCCCGCGCCCGTCGCGGCGGAGGAGGAGGCCGCGCGGGACGCGGGGCGCCGGCCGGTGTGCTGA
- a CDS encoding TetR/AcrR family transcriptional regulator, translating to MEAETANATDAFGIPVLPAVPASSEAVRRKRRAITDAAAAEFLAEGYAGASMDAITSRSGVSKATVYKHFGTKERLFLAVIGGMVRQACAGLEPDGSALTEAADLRAALIALSRDRAALLLRPDIMRLRRLVIGEGERFPQLGRLWFRVTYDGYDKPLVEACAELARRGRLAVPDPELAVRQLVATTTGLPQLVDTFAPGTGTDLAELTRVVTSGVDLFLARYAASQPPQAGRSSTG from the coding sequence ATGGAAGCCGAGACGGCGAACGCCACCGACGCATTCGGCATCCCGGTCCTCCCCGCCGTCCCCGCTTCCTCCGAGGCGGTCCGGCGCAAGCGACGGGCGATCACCGACGCGGCCGCCGCGGAGTTCCTCGCCGAGGGGTACGCGGGCGCCTCCATGGACGCGATCACCAGCCGTTCCGGGGTCTCCAAGGCGACGGTCTACAAGCACTTCGGCACCAAGGAGCGGCTGTTCCTCGCCGTCATCGGCGGCATGGTGCGCCAGGCCTGCGCCGGCCTCGAACCCGACGGCTCCGCCCTCACGGAAGCCGCCGATCTGCGCGCCGCGCTCATCGCCCTCTCCCGGGACCGGGCCGCGCTCCTGCTGCGCCCCGACATCATGCGGCTGCGCCGCCTGGTGATCGGCGAGGGCGAGCGTTTCCCGCAGCTCGGCCGGCTCTGGTTCCGGGTCACGTACGACGGGTACGACAAGCCCCTCGTCGAGGCCTGCGCCGAACTCGCCCGACGCGGAAGGCTCGCCGTCCCCGACCCCGAACTCGCCGTCCGACAGCTCGTCGCCACCACCACCGGCCTCCCGCAACTGGTGGACACCTTCGCACCCGGCACCGGGACGGACCTGGCGGAGCTGACTCGCGTCGTCACCTCGGGAGTCGACCTCTTCCTGGCCCGGTACGCCGCTTCGCAGCCGCCGCAGGCGGGCCGTTCGTCGACAGGGTGA
- a CDS encoding sensor histidine kinase: MRRAASRLRPRSVRAQATLGASAVVALALAVASFALLGALETNLTRSAQEDAERQAAKVAALASTGQLDLVPPPGRGTGFFQVVDARGRVLAASPNLSGRPALVPEPPVAPGTVRDTWKGGRVREEHRQRVVQVTTVTAKGLVTVYAGTSLRDADTADATIMAVLAVVVPLLVLVVALITWRVTGWALRPVEAIRAEMAEIGDRELHRRVPVPPTRDEVARLAVTMNATLDRLEAAGIRQRRFIADASHELRSPITVLRTQLEVAQAHPDPELWGELVSGALEDTVRLQDLAADLLLLARLDTSEPPPAAAVDLTEVVREAARTRRGARVPVHADIAPGIAVRGSTIWLSRLVTNLLDNADRHAEQQVTLILRTDESRGEAVLEVTDDGSGIVPADRERVFERFTRLDDARARDEGGTGLGLAIARDIALRLGGTLAVRDSPKGARLVATLPLGP, from the coding sequence CTGCGCCGGGCCGCGTCCCGGCTCCGTCCGAGGTCCGTCCGCGCGCAGGCCACCCTCGGTGCCTCCGCCGTGGTGGCCCTGGCCCTCGCAGTGGCCTCCTTCGCCCTGCTCGGGGCCCTGGAGACCAACCTGACCAGGAGCGCCCAGGAGGACGCCGAACGGCAGGCCGCCAAGGTGGCCGCGCTGGCGTCCACCGGGCAGCTGGACCTCGTACCGCCCCCGGGCCGCGGGACCGGCTTCTTCCAGGTCGTCGACGCGCGGGGCCGCGTGCTCGCGGCCAGCCCCAACCTCAGCGGCCGCCCCGCCCTCGTCCCCGAACCACCCGTCGCACCCGGGACGGTCCGCGACACCTGGAAGGGCGGCCGGGTCCGCGAGGAACACCGCCAGCGCGTCGTGCAGGTCACCACCGTCACCGCGAAGGGCCTGGTCACCGTCTACGCCGGGACCTCGCTCCGGGACGCCGACACCGCCGACGCGACCATCATGGCGGTGCTGGCCGTCGTGGTCCCGCTGCTCGTCCTGGTCGTGGCCCTGATCACCTGGCGGGTCACCGGCTGGGCCCTGCGCCCCGTGGAGGCGATCCGCGCCGAGATGGCCGAGATCGGCGACCGCGAACTGCACCGCAGGGTGCCCGTTCCGCCCACCCGCGACGAGGTGGCCCGGCTCGCCGTCACCATGAACGCCACCCTGGACCGGCTGGAGGCCGCCGGCATCCGCCAGCGCCGCTTCATCGCGGACGCCTCGCACGAACTGCGCAGCCCCATTACGGTGCTCCGCACCCAGCTGGAGGTCGCGCAGGCCCACCCCGACCCCGAACTGTGGGGCGAACTGGTCAGCGGCGCGCTGGAGGACACCGTACGGCTCCAGGACCTGGCGGCCGACCTTCTCCTGCTGGCCCGCCTCGACACTTCGGAGCCGCCGCCGGCCGCCGCCGTCGACCTCACGGAAGTGGTCCGCGAAGCGGCCCGTACGCGCAGGGGCGCCCGCGTCCCCGTGCACGCCGACATCGCACCGGGGATCGCGGTCCGCGGCAGCACGATCTGGCTGTCGCGGCTCGTCACCAACCTGCTGGACAACGCGGACCGCCACGCCGAGCAGCAGGTCACCCTCATCCTGCGCACGGACGAGTCCCGGGGCGAGGCCGTCCTGGAGGTCACCGACGACGGATCGGGCATCGTACCCGCCGACCGCGAGCGGGTCTTCGAACGCTTCACCCGGCTCGACGACGCCCGCGCCCGCGACGAGGGCGGCACCGGTCTGGGCCTGGCCATCGCCCGCGACATCGCCCTGCGCCTCGGTGGCACCCTCGCCGTCCGGGACTCCCCGAAGGGGGCCCGCCTGGTCGCCACGCTCCCGCTGGGCCCCTGA
- a CDS encoding response regulator transcription factor → MRVLVVEDERRLAAALQRGLRAEGFTVDTAHDGPQGLWMAGEHDYDAIVLDIMLPGLNGYRVCARLRAAGCESGILMLTAKDGEYDEAEALDTGADDFLSKPFSYVVLVARLRALIRRTGRRSPQVMEFGDLLVDPARRRCTRGGVEARLTAREFAVLVHLARRAGEVVPKRDILDHVWDAAYEGDLNVVEVHVSALRRKIDAPFGRAAVETVRGAGYRLAADGG, encoded by the coding sequence ATGCGCGTACTGGTGGTCGAGGACGAGCGGCGGCTGGCCGCCGCCCTGCAACGTGGTCTGCGGGCCGAGGGCTTCACTGTGGACACGGCACACGACGGCCCGCAAGGCCTGTGGATGGCCGGGGAGCACGACTACGACGCCATCGTGCTCGACATCATGCTGCCGGGCCTCAACGGCTACCGGGTCTGCGCCCGGCTGCGCGCGGCCGGCTGCGAGTCCGGCATCCTCATGCTCACCGCCAAGGACGGCGAGTACGACGAGGCCGAGGCCCTGGACACCGGCGCCGACGACTTCCTCTCCAAGCCGTTCTCCTACGTGGTCCTCGTGGCCCGCCTGCGGGCCCTGATCCGGCGCACCGGCCGCCGCAGCCCGCAGGTCATGGAGTTCGGCGACCTCCTGGTCGACCCGGCCCGCCGGCGTTGCACGCGCGGCGGCGTCGAAGCCCGGCTGACCGCGCGCGAGTTCGCCGTCCTGGTGCACCTCGCACGCCGGGCGGGCGAGGTCGTACCCAAGCGCGACATCCTCGACCACGTCTGGGACGCCGCCTACGAAGGGGACCTCAACGTCGTCGAGGTCCACGTCAGCGCCCTGCGCCGGAAGATAGACGCGCCCTTCGGCCGGGCCGCGGTGGAAACCGTCCGGGGCGCCGGCTACCGGCTGGCGGCCGACGGTGGCTGA
- a CDS encoding MFS transporter, whose protein sequence is MPSDTSASGTPPTTYRDLLRNREFVGLYVSFTLTVAASTLSGFALGTLVNQQTKSPFLTAVSMYGATFATVLGALTLMSVADGSRPRRTLVVLQCGSLVGVAAQAVPGLPLTARFGLLLVLGFFQSLGTGARMGLLAEVVPISAYALARSLMNIASGGMAILGYAIGAVLLRYLSPQEVFAVATALTGGGLVMVVVTVRERSIRPTRRPGLRRTWTTNTELFSHSGQRTLLLNLWVPNGLIVGCEALFISYAPHHAGVFLAAGSAGMLLGDLAVGRLFTSEQRRRHAFALRLLLAAPYLLFAVHPPVLVATAAVFIASAGFAATLPLQEQLLELTPDPVRGQVQGVESAGRMTWQGIGAAIAGGIAQHVTAGTAITFVAAVSIAISVFSRPYVVRARAVRAQAAHA, encoded by the coding sequence ATGCCTTCTGACACATCTGCCTCCGGCACACCTCCGACCACCTACCGTGACCTGCTCCGCAACCGTGAATTCGTCGGCCTGTACGTCAGCTTCACACTGACGGTCGCCGCGAGCACCTTGTCGGGCTTCGCGCTCGGCACGCTGGTCAACCAGCAGACCAAGTCCCCGTTCCTGACCGCCGTGAGCATGTACGGCGCCACCTTCGCGACGGTACTCGGTGCGCTGACGCTGATGTCGGTCGCGGACGGAAGCCGTCCTCGCCGGACCCTCGTCGTGCTCCAGTGCGGCTCGCTCGTAGGTGTGGCCGCACAGGCGGTTCCAGGGCTGCCGCTCACCGCTCGGTTCGGTCTGCTCCTTGTACTGGGGTTCTTCCAGTCCCTGGGAACGGGCGCACGGATGGGGCTGCTCGCCGAGGTGGTGCCGATCTCCGCCTATGCACTGGCACGTTCGCTGATGAACATCGCCTCGGGAGGCATGGCCATCCTCGGCTACGCCATCGGCGCGGTACTGCTGCGGTACCTGAGCCCGCAGGAGGTCTTCGCCGTCGCGACAGCCTTGACCGGCGGTGGACTGGTCATGGTGGTGGTGACGGTCCGGGAGCGCTCGATCCGTCCGACCCGTCGCCCTGGACTGCGCCGGACCTGGACGACGAACACCGAGCTCTTCTCCCACTCCGGCCAACGCACGCTGCTGCTGAACCTGTGGGTCCCCAATGGCCTGATCGTCGGCTGCGAGGCCCTGTTCATCTCCTACGCCCCCCATCACGCCGGCGTCTTCCTCGCCGCCGGATCGGCAGGCATGCTCCTCGGAGACCTTGCGGTCGGGCGGCTGTTCACCTCCGAGCAGCGACGCCGCCACGCATTCGCCCTGCGACTGCTGCTCGCCGCCCCCTACCTGCTGTTCGCCGTCCACCCGCCCGTGCTGGTGGCGACCGCCGCGGTGTTCATCGCCAGTGCCGGCTTCGCCGCCACCCTGCCGCTCCAGGAGCAGCTTCTGGAGTTGACCCCTGATCCGGTCCGTGGCCAGGTCCAGGGAGTCGAGTCCGCCGGCCGGATGACGTGGCAAGGCATCGGAGCCGCGATCGCCGGCGGCATCGCCCAGCACGTCACTGCCGGCACGGCCATCACCTTTGTGGCCGCCGTCTCCATCGCCATCAGCGTCTTCTCCCGGCCCTACGTGGTCCGCGCCCGAGCCGTCCGCGCCCAGGCGGCCCACGCATAG